GCTACTACTATACGTATATGCTACTTCCCCTCCGGAAATGTCAGAAAAGAGCGACGTTAAAGAGAAAATTTTCCGAAGAAGAGTTGATATAGCCCTAAAAATGCTGGAGAAGGGAAAAATATCACTGAGTCTTGCAGCT
This Candidatus Bathyarchaeia archaeon DNA region includes the following protein-coding sequences:
- a CDS encoding UPF0175 family protein, giving the protein LLLYVYATSPPEMSEKSDVKEKIFRRRVDIALKMLEKGKISLSLAAKIAGLTVEEIIEEAIKRNIKIFDTKDDIGSLVGQQPQ